In Bacteriovorax sp. Seq25_V, the following are encoded in one genomic region:
- a CDS encoding glycerophosphodiester phosphodiesterase family protein, which translates to MFYLERPIAHRGLHDEQCPENSLGAFAKALEKGYAIELDVHLSKDQAVVVFHDESLERMTGSGGEVSQYVLQSLKNLHLGETEERIPTLKEVLDFVDGRVPVVIEIKCNKHDGVIESEVMKLLVHYEGEYTIQSFNPYTLKWIREHYPQVVLGLLVTNDFSGTKLKFYEKFVLRYMSFLPVIRPDYIGLDYESFSLIQYFIIKKLTLAKIIFWTIADEQTYLECRELCDNIIFEKFTPMEIE; encoded by the coding sequence TTGTTTTATCTCGAGCGTCCAATTGCCCACCGTGGCCTACATGATGAGCAATGTCCTGAGAATTCTCTTGGGGCTTTTGCTAAGGCCCTTGAGAAGGGTTACGCTATTGAACTTGATGTGCATCTCTCAAAGGACCAGGCCGTTGTTGTTTTCCATGATGAAAGCTTAGAGAGAATGACGGGAAGCGGGGGAGAGGTTTCACAATATGTTTTACAAAGTTTGAAGAACCTTCACCTTGGAGAAACAGAAGAAAGAATACCGACGCTTAAGGAAGTGTTAGACTTTGTAGATGGTCGTGTCCCTGTTGTTATTGAAATCAAATGTAATAAGCATGATGGTGTAATTGAGTCTGAAGTCATGAAGCTCCTGGTTCATTATGAAGGGGAGTACACTATCCAATCATTTAATCCTTATACTTTGAAGTGGATTCGTGAGCATTATCCTCAAGTTGTTCTTGGACTTCTTGTGACGAATGACTTTAGTGGAACGAAGCTGAAATTTTACGAGAAGTTCGTTCTTCGCTATATGTCTTTTTTACCGGTAATTCGACCGGATTATATCGGACTTGATTACGAAAGCTTCTCTCTCATTCAATACTTTATAATTAAAAAGTTAACTCTCGCTAAAATTATTTTTTGGACGATTGCAGATGAACAAACTTATCTTGAGTGTCGTGAGCTATGTGATAATATAATTTTTGAAAAGTTTACCCCTATGGAGATTGAGTGA
- a CDS encoding NUDIX hydrolase, with translation MKKWERSELKEVLRAAVFRYLKTEVTNPRNGEKANFDIIQCANWVNVVALDINENVILVKQYRAGSDEITLETAAGAIEKGEDPLDAAKRELEEETGYQSDDWTSLGHVDVNPAFMTNQCYFYLAKNCTPTGKTNFDLMEEVEVEVFSKEKTLTMIKEGVISHSLSSLALFRFFAL, from the coding sequence ATGAAGAAGTGGGAAAGGTCAGAGTTAAAAGAAGTTCTTCGCGCTGCTGTTTTTAGATATTTAAAAACAGAAGTGACAAATCCACGAAACGGAGAAAAGGCTAATTTTGATATCATTCAGTGTGCGAACTGGGTAAATGTCGTGGCCCTAGATATCAATGAAAATGTTATTTTAGTAAAACAGTATCGTGCAGGCTCTGATGAAATAACTCTTGAAACTGCTGCCGGTGCAATTGAAAAGGGTGAGGATCCCCTTGATGCTGCTAAAAGAGAGCTAGAAGAAGAGACTGGTTACCAGAGTGATGACTGGACTTCTTTAGGGCATGTAGATGTAAACCCTGCCTTTATGACAAACCAGTGCTACTTCTACTTGGCGAAAAATTGTACTCCAACAGGAAAGACAAATTTTGATCTGATGGAAGAAGTTGAAGTTGAGGTTTTCTCAAAAGAGAAGACGCTTACTATGATAAAAGAAGGAGTGATTTCTCACTCCTTAAGTTCTTTAGCTCTTTTTAGATTCTTTGCGCTTTGA
- a CDS encoding NYN domain-containing protein has translation MTGVLINQTVAILIDGNNIERSIHGITNNQSAMINFDKLIPKLLDGRGLNRLIYFREGKNISSKLTERLHNNYYGSVMPCHKSADIPLTIKATQLASKVDTIIIMSGDSDYIDLVNHLKSEGVRVEIAAVPKTTSTMLIDEADYFHPIESEDWFILQQAKKPSKRPIKRPTSKRKESKKS, from the coding sequence ATGACAGGTGTTTTAATCAATCAAACCGTTGCTATTCTAATCGATGGCAACAATATCGAAAGAAGTATCCATGGTATTACAAACAATCAAAGTGCTATGATCAACTTTGACAAGCTTATTCCAAAGCTTCTTGATGGTCGTGGTCTCAACAGACTTATTTACTTCCGTGAAGGGAAGAATATTTCTTCAAAATTAACAGAAAGACTACATAACAACTACTACGGTTCAGTTATGCCATGTCACAAGAGTGCAGATATTCCACTTACTATTAAGGCCACTCAGCTGGCAAGTAAAGTTGATACTATCATTATCATGTCTGGGGATTCAGATTATATCGATCTTGTTAATCACTTGAAGTCTGAAGGTGTTCGCGTTGAAATTGCGGCCGTTCCAAAGACGACTTCAACAATGCTCATCGACGAAGCCGACTATTTTCACCCAATTGAATCTGAAGACTGGTTTATTCTACAACAAGCAAAGAAGCCGTCAAAACGTCCGATTAAACGCCCGACTTCAAAGCGCAAAGAATCTAAAAAGAGCTAA
- a CDS encoding ABC transporter ATP-binding protein → MENSPLSSLWVHFKTKRAKVIEASIYSVLNKIFDIAPPILIGLAVDTVVKKESSFVAELGVKNHLHQMYVLGFLTFLIWALESFFEFLLKVRWRHIAQEVQHSLRMETYEHLQKLHISFFENQNTGNLTTVLNDDINQLERFLDVGANEILQVLTTVISIGTIFFFISPTIASLSFLPVPFILWGSFYFQRKIAPKYMGVREEAGLLASMLVNNLSGMMTIKSYVAQVFERNRIDKQSLSYSNSNKRAIVLSSSFSPLIRMVVLCGFLFALVLGGIYVFEGKIEVGAYSVLIFLVQRLLWPLTRLGETFDLYQRAMASTSRVLELLSTVVRINDGKDTISHDDFKGDLEFQDVGFSYDTGAKVLENINIKIPNGKTVALVGTTGSGKSTILKLLLRFYDVTTGKITVDGKDIRDLKQDNLRSLIGFVSQDTYLFHGTVRDNILYGSFDRSEEDLINAAKMAEAYDFIKNLPEGFETIVGERGQKLSGGQRQRISIARALVKNPHLFIFDEATSAVDNETEAAIQRSLENITKERTTVMVAHRLSTIKHADIIYVLERGVVIEQGTHEELLENKKMYYALWNVQTGNLSNN, encoded by the coding sequence ATGGAAAATTCACCACTATCATCCCTATGGGTACACTTTAAAACGAAGAGAGCGAAGGTCATCGAGGCCTCAATCTATTCGGTTCTTAATAAAATTTTTGATATTGCCCCACCAATTCTAATCGGACTTGCTGTCGATACTGTCGTCAAAAAAGAGAGTTCATTTGTTGCAGAATTAGGAGTAAAAAACCATCTCCATCAAATGTATGTCCTTGGCTTTTTAACGTTCCTCATCTGGGCATTAGAGTCATTCTTTGAGTTCCTTTTAAAAGTACGCTGGAGACATATTGCTCAAGAAGTTCAGCACTCACTTAGAATGGAGACTTATGAACATTTACAAAAGCTTCATATCTCATTCTTTGAAAATCAAAACACGGGAAATCTTACAACCGTTTTAAATGACGACATCAATCAACTTGAAAGATTTCTCGATGTTGGGGCCAATGAAATTTTACAAGTTCTCACAACAGTTATTTCGATTGGAACTATTTTCTTCTTCATCTCACCAACGATCGCTTCCCTATCGTTCTTGCCAGTCCCATTTATCCTGTGGGGATCTTTCTACTTTCAAAGAAAGATTGCTCCAAAGTATATGGGAGTTCGCGAAGAAGCGGGACTACTGGCCTCAATGCTAGTGAATAACCTCTCTGGGATGATGACCATTAAAAGTTATGTTGCGCAGGTCTTTGAGAGAAATAGAATTGATAAGCAAAGTTTAAGCTACTCAAATTCAAATAAGAGGGCCATTGTACTCTCCTCTTCATTCTCTCCACTTATTAGAATGGTCGTTCTCTGTGGTTTTCTCTTTGCGCTCGTTCTCGGTGGAATTTATGTATTTGAAGGAAAGATCGAAGTTGGTGCCTACTCAGTTCTCATCTTTCTTGTGCAACGTCTACTTTGGCCACTTACTCGCCTTGGAGAAACATTTGACCTCTACCAAAGAGCGATGGCCTCAACATCTCGTGTACTTGAACTACTTTCAACTGTAGTGAGAATTAACGACGGAAAAGATACAATCTCACATGATGACTTCAAGGGTGATCTCGAATTTCAAGATGTTGGATTTAGCTATGATACAGGAGCGAAAGTTCTTGAGAATATCAATATCAAGATTCCAAATGGAAAAACTGTCGCACTAGTTGGAACGACGGGCTCAGGAAAGAGTACGATCCTGAAACTACTTCTTCGCTTCTATGATGTGACGACGGGAAAGATCACAGTTGATGGTAAAGATATCCGCGACCTGAAACAAGATAACCTTCGATCGCTTATCGGATTTGTTTCTCAAGATACCTACTTATTCCATGGAACGGTTCGCGACAATATTCTCTACGGAAGTTTTGATCGTTCAGAAGAAGATCTTATTAATGCTGCCAAGATGGCCGAGGCCTATGACTTTATTAAGAATCTTCCTGAAGGTTTTGAAACTATCGTTGGAGAGCGTGGCCAGAAACTTTCTGGAGGACAGCGCCAGCGTATCTCAATTGCCCGTGCCCTCGTAAAGAACCCGCATCTTTTCATCTTTGATGAAGCGACAAGTGCCGTTGATAATGAAACCGAAGCGGCCATTCAGCGCTCTCTTGAAAATATCACAAAAGAGAGAACGACTGTGATGGTTGCTCACCGTCTTTCAACGATTAAGCATGCTGATATTATCTACGTATTAGAGAGAGGCGTTGTGATCGAGCAAGGAACACACGAAGAACTCCTTGAAAATAAAAAGATGTACTATGCCCTTTGGAATGTTCAAACCGGGAACCTATCTAATAATTAG
- the udk gene encoding uridine kinase, translated as MSQVQIIGIAGGSGSGKTTFARRLRDRLGIENSEVLGQDSYYIDQSNKFDHDGGSVNFDHPASLEFSLMATHLRTLKEGRTIEVPIYDFATHKRQAETITLTPKKIIFVDGILIFSQPEVVKCLDYKIFIDCEEGLRFERRLNRDVKERGRTPEGVKAQFENQVKPMHDEFVEPSKVVADDIVNVTNFDEKVELWAKKINSLI; from the coding sequence ATGAGTCAAGTACAGATTATTGGTATTGCAGGCGGAAGTGGTTCAGGTAAGACAACATTTGCTCGACGTTTACGTGATCGCCTCGGTATTGAAAATTCAGAAGTACTTGGCCAAGATTCATACTATATTGACCAATCAAATAAATTTGACCATGACGGGGGATCAGTTAACTTTGATCACCCTGCTTCACTTGAATTCTCTCTAATGGCAACTCACCTACGCACGCTAAAAGAAGGAAGAACAATCGAAGTTCCAATTTATGATTTCGCGACTCATAAGCGTCAGGCCGAAACAATTACTCTTACTCCAAAGAAAATCATCTTCGTCGATGGAATCCTCATTTTCTCTCAACCTGAAGTTGTGAAATGTCTCGACTACAAGATTTTTATTGATTGCGAGGAGGGTCTAAGATTTGAAAGACGTCTTAACCGTGATGTTAAGGAACGTGGTCGTACTCCAGAAGGAGTTAAGGCGCAATTTGAAAATCAAGTTAAGCCAATGCACGATGAATTTGTTGAGCCTTCAAAGGTCGTGGCCGATGATATCGTTAACGTCACAAACTTCGATGAGAAAGTGGAGCTTTGGGCAAAAAAAATAAATTCTCTAATCTAG
- the upp gene encoding uracil phosphoribosyltransferase, with product MSKFNLISHPILQHKLTKMREKDTNSIGFRGLMNEIGKFLAFEATRNIETETFDIETPVAKTKGIRPKAYPMVVSIMRAGNGMLDGVLETLPYASAGHIGIYRDKFINNTVEYYFKLPPNAKGRDVLLLDPMLATGDTMIAAIDRLKQYNVGKITLLSVLVSPQGLERLHYFHPEVEIYALSKEEGLNDKGYLVPGMGDAGDRLYNTTK from the coding sequence ATGTCAAAATTTAACTTAATCAGTCACCCGATATTACAACATAAGCTCACGAAGATGCGTGAGAAAGATACAAACTCAATTGGCTTTAGAGGCCTAATGAATGAGATTGGAAAATTCCTAGCTTTTGAAGCGACGAGAAATATTGAAACAGAAACTTTTGATATTGAAACACCAGTGGCAAAGACGAAGGGAATCAGACCAAAGGCCTACCCGATGGTTGTCTCGATCATGAGAGCTGGAAATGGGATGCTTGATGGTGTTCTTGAAACTCTTCCATACGCAAGTGCTGGTCATATTGGAATTTACCGCGATAAGTTTATTAACAACACTGTTGAGTACTATTTCAAACTGCCACCAAATGCCAAGGGTCGTGATGTACTTCTTTTAGATCCCATGCTTGCCACTGGGGATACAATGATTGCAGCGATCGATCGCCTTAAACAATATAACGTTGGAAAAATTACACTTCTATCAGTTTTAGTTAGCCCACAAGGCCTAGAACGATTACATTACTTCCATCCTGAAGTAGAAATTTACGCTCTAAGCAAAGAAGAAGGCCTTAATGATAAGGGTTACCTTGTTCCAGGTATGGGCGACGCTGGTGACAGACTATATAACACAACAAAGTAG
- a CDS encoding URC4/urg3 family protein has protein sequence MSTNIDYIRSTKAIREKTMMIYDLTKDGKTNFNLHEEKLEEIGNFVLEVIKKNYPDLKIPFHSRWGHFRVGGINRVTDLEAKLGKVDPLEMARTKLDLAITSVLLDAGAGPTWKYDENGTDFNRSEGLGVASFHMFMAGAFSTDGTLKAEASKLTTISGSDIEKHFQVSGSNPLVGIEGRASLLKALGETISKKADIFKDGRPGNIVDHLIEKHGKAFKAQDLLKAVLEHFGDIWPSRIEMDGTNLGDVWSHPGLGERNSFESLVPFHKLSQWLTYSLIEPIVDAGVKVTDVSEMTGLAEYRNGGLLIDRGLISLKDPAMYEVAHKPDSEIIIEWRALTVVFLDKIAEIVRDRLDYSPEEFPLAKVLEGGTWWAGRIAAKEKREDSSPPLKLDSDGTVF, from the coding sequence ATGTCGACAAATATTGACTATATTAGAAGTACAAAGGCCATCAGAGAAAAAACAATGATGATCTATGACCTTACGAAAGATGGAAAAACAAATTTCAATCTTCATGAGGAAAAGCTTGAAGAGATTGGAAACTTTGTACTTGAAGTAATTAAAAAGAATTATCCAGATCTAAAAATTCCATTTCACTCACGTTGGGGACACTTTAGAGTTGGTGGAATTAATAGAGTGACAGATCTTGAGGCAAAGCTTGGAAAAGTTGATCCTTTAGAAATGGCGAGAACGAAACTTGATCTTGCTATTACTTCTGTTCTTCTTGATGCGGGAGCAGGTCCGACTTGGAAGTATGATGAAAATGGAACGGACTTTAATCGCTCTGAAGGACTTGGAGTTGCAAGTTTTCATATGTTCATGGCCGGTGCTTTTTCAACTGATGGAACACTAAAGGCAGAAGCATCAAAACTTACCACAATTTCGGGTTCAGATATTGAAAAGCATTTCCAAGTAAGTGGATCAAATCCACTGGTGGGAATAGAAGGACGTGCGAGTCTTTTGAAAGCCCTTGGGGAAACAATTTCTAAAAAAGCTGATATCTTTAAAGATGGACGTCCTGGAAATATCGTTGATCATCTCATTGAAAAACATGGAAAGGCATTCAAAGCACAAGATCTTTTAAAAGCTGTGCTTGAACACTTCGGAGATATTTGGCCATCAAGAATTGAAATGGATGGAACAAATCTTGGAGACGTTTGGTCACATCCAGGGCTTGGAGAGAGAAATTCTTTTGAATCTCTTGTGCCGTTTCACAAACTTTCTCAGTGGCTTACTTATTCCCTGATTGAGCCGATTGTTGATGCTGGCGTAAAAGTAACTGACGTTAGTGAGATGACAGGACTTGCTGAATATAGAAATGGAGGTCTCCTAATTGATCGTGGACTTATTTCACTAAAAGATCCAGCGATGTATGAAGTAGCTCATAAGCCAGATAGTGAGATCATTATTGAGTGGCGTGCTCTTACAGTTGTTTTCCTTGATAAAATTGCAGAGATCGTAAGAGATCGTCTGGACTACTCTCCTGAAGAATTTCCTCTCGCGAAGGTTCTTGAAGGTGGAACTTGGTGGGCCGGTAGAATTGCTGCGAAGGAAAAGAGAGAGGATAGTTCTCCTCCACTAAAACTAGATAGTGATGGAACTGTATTTTAA
- a CDS encoding GTP cyclohydrolase II, with translation MNTKEMKFERANHVVLTSHLNQVFKESLPIHWGAKDPKARGPVIGTITELENRNAIGTHSGSYTVYRALSIAQGNYPKEHRPDLHNTQATTDIGPFESWFDPDKLVSIDPWGGHVQKVFKEELDKGYNINPTIAVTQAHLQIPEIYDAIEKGRLKPDGKIIKANGDIAVTKIALEPVWYLPGIAKRLGIEEGELRKILFKETGGMFPELVTRPDLKVLLPPIGSTTAYVFGNPKDLSNPDINLSCRVHDECNGSDVFGSDICTCRPYLTYGIEHAAKTAQEGGVGIVVYFRKEGRALGEVTKFLVYNARKRQEGGDSAATYFKRTECVAGVEDARFQELMPDVLHYFGIKRIHELHSMSNMKYNAIVGSGIEVTHRISIPDELIPADAQVEMEAKKAAGYFTAGEVKTKEELVNVQGRKLEE, from the coding sequence ATGAATACAAAAGAAATGAAATTTGAAAGGGCCAACCATGTTGTGCTTACTTCACACTTAAACCAAGTATTTAAAGAGTCACTTCCAATTCATTGGGGTGCAAAAGATCCGAAAGCGAGAGGGCCAGTAATTGGAACTATTACTGAGCTTGAAAATAGAAATGCGATAGGAACACATAGTGGTTCATATACTGTTTACCGTGCCCTATCAATTGCTCAAGGAAATTATCCAAAAGAACACAGACCTGATTTACACAATACTCAGGCCACAACTGATATTGGTCCATTTGAGTCATGGTTTGATCCAGACAAACTAGTTTCGATTGATCCATGGGGTGGACACGTACAAAAAGTTTTCAAAGAGGAACTTGATAAGGGTTATAACATCAATCCTACAATCGCTGTTACTCAGGCGCACTTACAAATCCCAGAGATTTACGATGCGATTGAAAAAGGTCGCCTAAAGCCAGATGGTAAAATCATCAAGGCAAATGGTGATATCGCTGTAACAAAAATTGCTCTTGAGCCAGTTTGGTATCTTCCAGGGATCGCGAAGAGGCTTGGGATTGAAGAAGGTGAACTAAGAAAAATTCTATTTAAAGAAACTGGAGGAATGTTCCCAGAGCTTGTGACTCGTCCAGACTTAAAAGTTCTTTTACCTCCTATTGGTTCAACAACAGCATATGTTTTTGGAAATCCAAAAGATCTTTCAAATCCAGATATAAATCTTTCATGTCGTGTTCACGACGAGTGTAATGGTTCAGACGTTTTTGGTTCTGATATTTGTACTTGTCGCCCATACCTGACTTACGGAATTGAGCACGCAGCAAAGACTGCTCAAGAAGGTGGAGTTGGTATCGTTGTTTATTTTAGAAAAGAAGGACGCGCGCTTGGTGAGGTGACTAAATTCTTAGTTTATAACGCAAGAAAGAGACAAGAAGGTGGAGATTCGGCCGCCACTTACTTTAAGAGAACTGAGTGTGTGGCAGGTGTTGAAGACGCTCGTTTTCAAGAGTTAATGCCAGACGTACTACACTACTTTGGAATTAAGAGAATTCATGAACTTCATTCAATGTCTAATATGAAGTACAACGCTATCGTTGGAAGTGGAATCGAAGTTACTCACAGAATTTCAATTCCTGATGAGCTAATTCCAGCTGATGCGCAAGTTGAAATGGAAGCGAAGAAGGCCGCTGGTTACTTTACAGCTGGTGAAGTTAAAACAAAAGAAGAGCTTGTAAATGTACAAGGTCGAAAATTAGAGGAATAA
- a CDS encoding CoA-acylating methylmalonate-semialdehyde dehydrogenase — translation MNNIEFPKETIHCQNMIGGNWKTGSGQKIDVYSPYNGKVVGEINSATEAEINAAIELAHEAFKKWSHTPLKERTQVMFNFRQILMRDIDKISNMVSLESGKTLGEAKAGVLKGIEVLEFAISVQNLDQGGKMEVSRGVYCEYRREALGVVASITPFNFPAMVPMWTIPIAIVLGNSYVWKPSEKTPLTSTLIANSLKEAGLPDGVLTVLNGGADVVNGIIDHKHVKAVGFVGSSKIAKLVYQRASNHGKRALCLGGAKNHIVLLPDATPEMAGVGIADSFTGCAGQRCMAASVLLAVGDTSKQIEAIKQRALETTCGDKMGALITKEQYDFLNAAIDEAVKEGATLLLDGRGQKATDKNYEGGYWLGATILDNVNPNSKASKMELFGPVLSIVRVKNISEAMEVENANEYGNACSVFTNNGAMAELVATKAKAGMVGINIGVPVPREPFSFGGINESKFGFGDITGANSLNFWSDIKKVTTKWTMQNDHNWMS, via the coding sequence ATGAATAATATTGAATTCCCAAAGGAAACCATCCACTGCCAAAACATGATTGGCGGAAATTGGAAAACTGGGAGCGGACAAAAAATTGATGTTTACTCACCTTATAATGGAAAAGTTGTGGGTGAAATCAATAGCGCAACAGAAGCCGAAATCAATGCTGCGATTGAACTTGCGCATGAAGCTTTCAAGAAGTGGTCACATACACCACTAAAAGAAAGAACTCAGGTGATGTTTAACTTTAGACAAATCCTGATGAGAGATATTGATAAGATTTCAAATATGGTTTCGCTTGAGAGTGGAAAGACACTTGGTGAAGCAAAGGCGGGAGTTCTAAAAGGTATTGAGGTTTTAGAATTCGCCATTTCTGTTCAAAACCTTGACCAAGGTGGAAAGATGGAAGTTTCTCGTGGGGTTTACTGCGAGTATCGTCGTGAGGCCCTTGGGGTTGTCGCTTCAATTACTCCATTTAATTTTCCAGCGATGGTTCCAATGTGGACAATTCCAATCGCGATCGTTCTTGGAAATAGTTACGTGTGGAAGCCGAGTGAGAAAACTCCTCTGACTTCAACTCTAATTGCTAATAGTCTTAAAGAAGCGGGGCTTCCTGATGGTGTACTAACTGTACTTAATGGCGGTGCCGATGTTGTTAATGGTATTATTGACCATAAGCACGTGAAGGCCGTTGGGTTTGTTGGTTCGTCAAAAATTGCAAAGCTTGTTTATCAAAGAGCAAGTAACCACGGAAAGCGTGCACTATGTCTTGGTGGAGCAAAGAACCACATTGTTCTTCTTCCTGATGCTACTCCAGAAATGGCCGGAGTTGGTATTGCTGATTCATTCACTGGATGTGCGGGGCAAAGATGTATGGCGGCTTCGGTTCTTCTTGCTGTTGGTGATACGTCAAAGCAAATCGAAGCAATTAAGCAAAGAGCGCTTGAAACAACTTGTGGAGACAAGATGGGTGCTCTTATTACGAAAGAACAATACGACTTTTTAAATGCTGCGATTGATGAGGCCGTAAAAGAAGGAGCAACTCTTCTACTTGATGGTCGTGGGCAAAAAGCAACAGATAAGAACTATGAGGGTGGTTACTGGTTAGGTGCTACGATTCTCGATAACGTTAATCCAAATTCAAAAGCATCGAAGATGGAACTTTTTGGGCCAGTTCTAAGTATCGTAAGAGTAAAAAATATTTCAGAAGCAATGGAAGTTGAAAATGCGAATGAGTATGGAAATGCTTGTTCTGTATTTACAAATAATGGAGCGATGGCAGAGCTTGTGGCAACAAAGGCGAAGGCCGGAATGGTAGGGATTAATATTGGTGTTCCAGTGCCTCGTGAGCCGTTTAGCTTTGGTGGAATTAACGAATCTAAGTTTGGGTTTGGGGATATCACTGGTGCGAACTCTCTGAACTTCTGGAGTGATATTAAAAAAGTAACAACTAAGTGGACAATGCAAAACGACCACAACTGGATGAGTTAA
- a CDS encoding TolC family protein: MFKVILCSLVTAGVYAATLERGLELLEKNEKIKSAVIDFDRAENNVDFLKGNVYPDVSLNGNYSKLGPGTGIEEKDTTLLSVNLTQPLFRGLREFKTIEASKLYSKSKLYIKDSITRELKSLFVSEYFSLLSLYKERDLTQRLLDLSNKRVNEINDRVRIGKSKRADLYTAKSQAFSAESLLQELNSKIEKAKISISLLVNKQMEMTNMIPPKEISDLYVHKNYDGYPTLKTYEALKEAAKLGLKISKGAHLPTVDLKANYYASKSNLPSQRDWDASVVVTLPLYEGGKTSADVTDKALAINQAEYDLMSAKKSVVQMIDTILTEYQTGQRRIALLFKSKNAAKTSYEELLREYNLGLITNLDVIQSLNQYIDAEKNYYKTLYTVQASAYRYKILTENI, translated from the coding sequence ATGTTTAAAGTGATTCTTTGTTCTCTAGTGACAGCAGGAGTTTATGCAGCAACACTTGAAAGAGGACTTGAGCTTCTTGAAAAGAACGAGAAAATTAAAAGTGCGGTGATTGATTTTGATCGTGCTGAAAATAATGTCGATTTTTTAAAGGGTAATGTCTATCCAGATGTCAGTCTCAATGGAAATTATTCAAAGCTAGGTCCTGGAACAGGTATTGAAGAGAAAGACACAACTCTTTTATCTGTTAATTTGACTCAGCCTTTATTTAGGGGACTTCGCGAGTTTAAAACAATTGAGGCCTCGAAGCTTTATTCCAAATCAAAGCTATATATTAAAGATTCAATAACAAGGGAACTGAAGAGTTTATTTGTGAGTGAGTACTTCTCGCTACTGTCTCTATATAAAGAGCGTGATCTTACTCAGCGTCTACTTGATCTTTCAAATAAGAGAGTTAACGAGATTAACGATCGAGTGAGAATTGGTAAATCTAAACGTGCTGATCTTTATACTGCAAAATCGCAGGCCTTTAGTGCTGAGAGTTTACTTCAAGAATTAAATAGTAAAATTGAAAAAGCAAAAATAAGTATCTCTCTTCTTGTGAATAAGCAGATGGAGATGACTAATATGATACCTCCAAAAGAAATTAGCGATCTATATGTTCATAAAAACTATGATGGGTATCCAACGTTAAAAACTTATGAGGCCCTCAAAGAGGCGGCGAAGCTTGGTCTTAAGATTTCAAAAGGCGCGCATCTACCAACAGTTGACCTTAAAGCAAATTACTATGCCTCTAAATCTAATCTGCCATCGCAAAGAGATTGGGATGCAAGCGTGGTTGTAACGCTTCCGCTTTATGAAGGTGGAAAGACAAGTGCTGATGTTACAGATAAGGCGCTTGCGATTAATCAAGCAGAGTATGACCTTATGTCTGCTAAAAAATCAGTTGTGCAGATGATCGATACGATTCTTACAGAGTATCAAACAGGGCAAAGGAGAATTGCTCTTCTTTTTAAATCAAAGAATGCGGCGAAGACAAGTTATGAAGAGTTACTTCGTGAATATAATTTAGGCCTGATTACAAACCTTGATGTGATTCAAAGTTTAAATCAGTACATTGATGCTGAGAAGAATTATTATAAAACACTTTATACGGTACAGGCTTCAGCTTATCGTTACAAAATTTTAACGGAGAATATCTAG